TAAAGTTTTAATTCCTTCACCCATCATAACATGTTGATTTAAAATAGAATCTTGTACATCTAGAAAAAATATTAGACCAAACTTATTGCAGACTATCTAAATAATCAGCCCATACCTGCAACCACTTCCGACACTCAGCATCATACTTATACAAATTATAAATCCCTTCAACGCCGCCACGTGTATGCCCCAATACGGCCTCTGCTACCTCATTTGGACACTGCAAACGAGATAAGCCCGTTCGTACTGTACGACGCAGGTCATGCGGCGTCCAATGAGGAATATCAAGCATTTGACCGCTTTCACGCAAACGCCATGAGTTTTCAGTTAGATACTTCTGCTGGATTGGCTTCTTAGTGGCTTGCGAAGGGAATAGATATTTATCAGAGGTAAGGCGTAGAACCTTGAGAAAGTCGATCGCCTGATCCGATAACTGAACGTAACGCTCTACTCCAGTCTTGGTTTCTCTAAGATGAATGGTGCCTTTATCAAGATCAACATCCTTCCATACCATATTGCAGACTTCACCGGTACGACATCCGGTCCAGAGAGTCAGACGTAACACGTTTTTGATCGTTGGCGTGTAAGCCGAGCCCGGAAGCCATTTAAGGAATTTTGCAAGCTCGTCCTCACTCAGTACCCGTGTTCCACGTCCATTTGTGAGCTTGATTCTTGTCTGTCGTAAGCTGGATTTTGCTAACAATGCTGGATTCGCAAAACTGTCATCAAAGCGCCCAAGGCCAATTGCAAATTCATATGCGAGTGAAAGCTCCCTCAGTACATTCCCTGCCTGTACGGTTGCACCTCGAGCTACAATGCCATTGATTAAATTAATGACATCCTGGCGCGTAATCTCAGCAGCATTTCGTGTTCCTAAGCTTTTAACAGCGTCACCATAGAGAGTACGACGAACCTCGGCCTGCCCTTTCGGCTTTCTGGCACCGGGAATGATTTTTCCGTCCTTCGTTTTTCGATCCTCAATACGTTCGGTAAGATACAGTTCAACTAGTCCCTGTACGGTCAATTCAGGGATCTTAGCCTGTTCAGCTTCAATCGCACGCTGGAGCTTATCTTGCTTAAGCTCAGACGCAGGACACCGGCCTTCCTGTCGGAGAAGCTTTAATTCGTGAAGTTTAAGACGTGCAGCGGCGAGAGAAATTTGGGGGAAGTTACCAATTTTAACCTGTGCGAGCTTGCCAGTCAGAGGGCTTGTGTAGCGGTAGAAAAAAGACTTAACCCCAGTAGCACCACAAGAGACACGTAAGCCTCGATTTTCGCCTACATCAGCCTTATCTTTGTCGCCAGGCTTCATCATTTCTACCGCTTTAAACGAAAGTGGTTTTCCCTCTTGTTTTCCTGCCATAAAGACTCCGTTATCATGCACCTTATGCAGTCATGAACATAAATGTAGGTTGCGCTGTATGTGCCCATATTTTACCAGGCCATAGGTTGATAAGCTACACTTTAACCTACATTTAAATGTAGGATTTCATGATATCCGATGAGACAACGTGAAATCTAATGATAACCATAAAAATCACTAAATCATTAAAAATGAAGAGAATGGACATCACAAACCGATGAGTGCAATAGAAAATTTAGACTCGCACACCCCAATGATGCAGCAATACCTGCGCCTGAAGGCCGATCATCCTGACATCCTGCTGTTTTACCGCATGGGCGATTTCTACGAGCTGTTTTACGATGACGCGAAACGCGCCTCGCAGCTGCTGGAAATATCTCTGACTAAGCGTGGCGCATCCGCGGGAGAACCCATCCCGATGGCGGGTGTGCCCTATCATGCGGTTGAAGGTTATCTGGCGAAACTGGTCCAGCTCGGCGAATCAGTCGCGATCTGCGAGCAGATTGGCGATCCCGCCTTGAGCAAAGGCCCGGTTGAGCGCAAAGTCGTGCGTATCGTTACACCCGGCACCATCAGCGATGAAGCTTTACTGCAAGAGCGCCAGGATAATCTTCTGGCCGCTATCTTTCAGAGCCAGCGCGGCTTTGGTTACGCGACGTTAGATATTAGCTCTGGTCGATTCCGCCTGAGTGAACCGGGCGATGTGGAAACAATGGCGGCGGAACTGCAGCGTACCAATCCCGCTGAGTTACTCTATCCCGAAGATTTCCAGGCGATGACGCTGATTGATCAACGTCGTGGTCTGCGTCGCCGTCCGCTGTGGGAATATGAAATCGATACGGCGCGCCAACAGCTCAATCTGCAGTTTGGCACCCGCGATCTGAGCGGTTTTGGTGTCGAGCAGGCCCACCTGGCACTGCGTGCCGCCGGATGTTTACTGCAATATGTCAAGGATACGCAACGCACCTCGCTGCCGCATATCCGCTCGCTGAGCATGGATCGTCAGCAGGATAGCGTGATTATGGATGCCGCCACACGCCGAAATCTGGAGATCACTCAGAATCTGGCGGGTGGAATCGAGAATACGCTGGCGGCAATACTGGATAAAACCGTCACGCCTA
The sequence above is drawn from the Pantoea nemavictus genome and encodes:
- a CDS encoding tyrosine-type recombinase/integrase, with translation MAGKQEGKPLSFKAVEMMKPGDKDKADVGENRGLRVSCGATGVKSFFYRYTSPLTGKLAQVKIGNFPQISLAAARLKLHELKLLRQEGRCPASELKQDKLQRAIEAEQAKIPELTVQGLVELYLTERIEDRKTKDGKIIPGARKPKGQAEVRRTLYGDAVKSLGTRNAAEITRQDVINLINGIVARGATVQAGNVLRELSLAYEFAIGLGRFDDSFANPALLAKSSLRQTRIKLTNGRGTRVLSEDELAKFLKWLPGSAYTPTIKNVLRLTLWTGCRTGEVCNMVWKDVDLDKGTIHLRETKTGVERYVQLSDQAIDFLKVLRLTSDKYLFPSQATKKPIQQKYLTENSWRLRESGQMLDIPHWTPHDLRRTVRTGLSRLQCPNEVAEAVLGHTRGGVEGIYNLYKYDAECRKWLQVWADYLDSLQ